The Chryseobacterium sp. 52 genome includes a region encoding these proteins:
- a CDS encoding pyridoxal phosphate-dependent decarboxylase family protein, whose amino-acid sequence MNNNQMPAGDILGASLPHISGNFGNIFHSDNYDHYRSAVNDTLELVGTFLHRNDKPFSGIEAKEMKGMVQQIDLNQKLSSYQELLQEVDTIYVKHATAFHLPQYVAHLNCPVVIPALAGEILVSAINSSQDTYDQSAGGTFMERKLIDWTAEQIGYNAETSDGVFTAGGSQSNLMGLVMMRDCFSQKRYNHNIKLDGLPQEAGRFRIFVSDKSHFSNLKNASIMGLGEKSIVKVPTDERFCMDITLLKKYIKREEQLGNIPIGIVATAGTTDFGNVDPLEDIANIAEQYNIWMHVDAAYGCALLLSEKYRYLLNGIERADSVTIDYHKSFFQPISSSAFIVKDKRELRILKHHADYLNPVEMDEEEIPAQINKSIIQSTRRFDALKLWFTLRMMGKEQLSEYTDTVIDLTKDVASMIEENPDFELLSDTDLSVLVFRYIRTDIEDLNALNQYIKMKLFYSGEILVASTKVDGDFYLKFTFLNPITTTEDVHQILNTIKSHGEDFGTAN is encoded by the coding sequence ATGAACAACAATCAAATGCCCGCCGGAGACATCCTGGGCGCTTCCTTACCTCACATTTCGGGGAATTTTGGAAATATTTTTCATTCTGACAATTATGATCATTATCGTTCCGCTGTCAACGACACTTTAGAGCTCGTAGGAACATTTCTTCATAGAAATGATAAACCCTTCAGCGGAATCGAAGCCAAAGAAATGAAAGGAATGGTACAGCAGATAGACCTTAATCAAAAACTATCTTCTTACCAGGAGCTTCTTCAGGAGGTAGATACTATATATGTAAAGCATGCTACTGCTTTTCACCTTCCACAATATGTGGCACACCTTAACTGTCCTGTCGTAATTCCTGCACTGGCTGGAGAAATCCTTGTAAGTGCCATCAATTCTTCACAGGATACCTACGACCAAAGTGCCGGAGGAACATTCATGGAAAGAAAACTGATCGACTGGACTGCTGAACAGATAGGATATAATGCAGAAACAAGCGACGGTGTTTTCACCGCAGGTGGATCACAGAGTAACTTAATGGGACTGGTTATGATGCGTGACTGTTTTTCCCAGAAAAGATACAATCATAATATCAAACTGGACGGTCTTCCACAAGAGGCAGGACGATTCAGAATCTTTGTTTCTGACAAATCACATTTCAGCAATTTAAAAAATGCCTCGATCATGGGATTGGGCGAAAAAAGTATCGTTAAAGTTCCTACAGATGAAAGATTCTGTATGGATATCACTTTACTGAAAAAATACATCAAAAGAGAGGAGCAGTTGGGGAATATCCCTATCGGAATTGTAGCTACTGCAGGAACGACAGACTTTGGAAACGTAGATCCTTTGGAAGATATCGCCAATATTGCAGAACAGTACAATATCTGGATGCACGTAGACGCCGCTTATGGATGTGCCTTATTATTAAGCGAAAAATACCGTTATCTTCTGAATGGTATAGAAAGAGCAGATTCGGTGACGATAGATTATCATAAATCATTCTTCCAGCCCATCAGCAGCAGTGCTTTCATCGTTAAAGATAAAAGAGAATTAAGAATCCTTAAACACCATGCAGACTATCTGAATCCGGTAGAAATGGACGAAGAAGAGATTCCTGCACAAATCAACAAATCCATTATACAGAGTACCCGTAGATTCGATGCTTTGAAGCTTTGGTTTACGTTAAGAATGATGGGGAAAGAACAGCTTTCCGAATACACCGATACAGTAATAGACCTTACCAAAGATGTGGCGTCTATGATTGAAGAAAATCCTGATTTTGAATTGCTTTCTGACACTGACCTGAGCGTTCTGGTTTTCCGTTACATAAGAACAGATATCGAAGACCTGAATGCTTTGAACCAGTATATCAAAATGAAGCTTTTCTACAGCGGAGAAATTCTGGTTGCAAGCACAAAAGTAGACGGAGATTTCTACCTGAAGTTTACTTTCCTTAATCCAATCACGACGACAGAAGATGTACACCAAATTTTAAACACAATAAAATCACATGGAGAAGACTTTGGTACAGCAAACTAA